The Ensifer adhaerens genome contains a region encoding:
- a CDS encoding FecR domain-containing protein codes for MGRQRLRVWLATAAILCPSIVFAEPVQRTPPVAGSVIARKSGEEVRFVDVSNWRFVDLAQDLLSGDVLRTNATGALAVLFSDHTQIRLGRNTALRVKRMGADGDTNLELQSGTIWARAERGGQGLTIDTPAATAAIRGTDWTLTVAGDTTSLTVLEGVVELSNELGSVTVAQGEGAVAAIGKAPSKVVVVTPKDREQMLFHLSLRDAFALMPPTSLKVRDMRNQRERIEAQPEASRSAEDWLTLAEIRLQFDGRAQAAAALQQARRLGLSRSQAARAYLVEALIAGSENRYSDAAQLFAKAAPGLDANRRSVAAYGGYFARALANPDRVEEPPSQAAGPYGAFAAAWTAGFRTDIRAAIATIKKAERQYPNDPFLPAARAQFAMLLDDRDEMRDGIEKALANDPDDPTALESRAKYRLLIENDRRGALADLERAVEITPGDASIWNWIGLAKSDRGDNRGAERAFRKAVELDPADPLYHANLSILYLDESRMKEAKAEIDAALAADPSFDITLVARGRYYMQTGELDKALNDLLAGSTANPAYSNAQLLLAGAYYEKGDRIPAAQALDNADRLDPNDPVIAQVRTAIAIDEYDSDAAIRYAQELMRRTRARGGESAPLGANQDAGSTLNDAFRLQGLNAWGQYYGDVVFDPFTGSSYVDQAIRGSVNPLFNDYDFDGSPVVNSANPQSFSAFFQGLLIEPHMLASRERTANIVQRPFFEAALGGGVIADNDHTGWIGEAELRGLTFSPFPISVYGNLHWEEPRDTIDIGQGLAIERETRLLGGNGYLTASPTPDDRIVAYANYGKFDDDKSVLDYPTTSLDNLLDDKADRLLSGVAWSHTFGYRNVANAALFFSDLDILENEKVSASRVGLPDLATSRSEEKQRTYIAAINHLYEDGDFTWRYGIEGGVVRSNSSFDIFDPFAMRVGSNNTPFIGSGSTSATQTVGKAYIDTIYEITPDLKAEGALFTRYIEDANDGNIRLEPKLGIAWAPAEGHWLRAAAMRDGLNFDVATLAPIGIVALQPNQLRFGAEGYADTLAFRWDAEWNNWLFTALDYQHQEVRELSLNVPLSPINLDYAKVGLDRVAATANFAIGHGFGLSLTAAHTEADVKEHTVNQLDELLFVPENTGQVALTWVNTANVKATIAANYIGSRPAGGVTLDDFWTLDASLQWEPFDKQIEVDLAAFNLLDEDFELRSGIPGWGPTFKGTVKVRF; via the coding sequence ATGGGGCGGCAAAGACTTCGGGTATGGCTTGCTACGGCAGCGATACTCTGTCCGAGCATAGTATTCGCTGAACCGGTTCAGCGAACGCCGCCCGTTGCCGGATCGGTGATCGCCCGCAAATCCGGCGAGGAAGTTCGCTTCGTCGACGTCTCCAACTGGCGCTTCGTCGACCTCGCCCAGGATCTGCTTTCCGGTGACGTGCTGCGCACCAACGCAACCGGTGCACTTGCGGTTCTCTTTTCCGACCACACGCAGATCCGGCTCGGCCGCAACACGGCGCTGCGCGTCAAGCGCATGGGGGCGGATGGCGACACCAATCTCGAACTGCAGTCGGGCACGATCTGGGCACGTGCGGAACGCGGCGGCCAGGGCCTCACCATCGACACGCCCGCGGCCACCGCCGCCATTCGTGGTACCGACTGGACGCTGACGGTTGCCGGCGACACGACCTCGCTGACCGTCCTTGAAGGCGTGGTCGAACTCAGCAACGAACTCGGCAGCGTCACCGTCGCTCAAGGCGAAGGCGCAGTCGCGGCGATCGGCAAGGCGCCGTCCAAGGTCGTGGTCGTGACGCCGAAGGACCGCGAACAGATGCTCTTCCATCTGTCGCTGCGAGATGCGTTCGCCTTGATGCCGCCGACATCGCTCAAGGTGCGTGACATGCGCAATCAGCGCGAACGGATCGAAGCCCAGCCAGAGGCGTCCCGTTCGGCGGAAGATTGGCTGACGCTCGCCGAAATCCGATTGCAGTTCGACGGACGCGCGCAGGCCGCGGCTGCGCTTCAGCAGGCTCGGCGTCTGGGCCTTAGCCGATCTCAAGCCGCGCGCGCCTATCTTGTCGAAGCGCTGATTGCCGGCTCCGAGAACCGCTACAGCGATGCAGCGCAGCTCTTTGCCAAGGCCGCCCCCGGGCTCGACGCCAATCGCCGCTCTGTCGCTGCCTATGGCGGCTACTTTGCACGCGCTCTGGCAAATCCGGATCGGGTCGAGGAGCCACCGTCTCAGGCGGCGGGGCCTTACGGCGCCTTTGCCGCGGCCTGGACCGCGGGCTTCCGCACCGACATCCGGGCGGCAATTGCGACGATCAAGAAAGCGGAAAGGCAATATCCCAACGATCCGTTCCTTCCGGCGGCGCGCGCGCAATTTGCCATGCTGCTCGACGATCGCGACGAAATGCGCGATGGCATTGAAAAGGCGCTTGCGAACGATCCCGACGATCCAACCGCACTTGAATCGCGGGCCAAGTATCGTTTGCTCATTGAAAATGATCGGCGCGGCGCACTGGCGGACCTTGAGCGCGCCGTAGAAATCACGCCTGGCGACGCGTCCATCTGGAACTGGATAGGCTTGGCGAAGAGCGATCGGGGCGACAATCGCGGCGCCGAAAGAGCATTCCGCAAAGCAGTCGAACTCGACCCGGCAGATCCACTTTACCACGCCAATCTCTCGATCCTCTATCTCGATGAAAGCCGGATGAAAGAGGCGAAGGCTGAGATCGACGCGGCCCTCGCCGCCGATCCGTCCTTCGACATCACTCTCGTCGCCCGCGGGCGCTACTACATGCAGACGGGCGAGCTGGACAAGGCTCTGAACGACCTGCTCGCGGGCTCGACCGCCAATCCCGCCTATTCCAACGCCCAATTGCTGCTGGCGGGCGCCTATTACGAAAAGGGCGACCGCATCCCCGCCGCGCAGGCGCTCGACAATGCCGATCGCCTCGATCCGAACGATCCGGTGATTGCACAGGTGCGAACTGCAATCGCGATCGATGAATACGATTCCGATGCGGCCATCCGCTACGCGCAGGAGCTCATGCGCCGGACCCGGGCGCGCGGCGGCGAAAGTGCGCCGCTTGGGGCCAACCAGGACGCCGGTTCGACGCTCAACGACGCCTTCCGGCTGCAGGGTTTGAATGCGTGGGGGCAATATTACGGTGATGTGGTCTTCGATCCATTCACGGGATCGAGCTATGTCGACCAGGCGATCCGCGGCAGCGTCAACCCGCTGTTCAACGACTATGATTTCGACGGCAGCCCGGTCGTCAACAGCGCCAACCCGCAGAGCTTCTCCGCATTCTTCCAGGGCCTGCTGATCGAACCGCATATGCTGGCAAGCCGCGAACGCACGGCCAACATAGTCCAGCGACCGTTCTTCGAAGCCGCCTTGGGCGGTGGCGTCATCGCCGACAACGATCACACCGGCTGGATCGGCGAGGCGGAACTGCGTGGCCTCACCTTTTCGCCCTTCCCGATCAGCGTCTACGGCAACCTCCATTGGGAGGAGCCACGCGATACCATTGACATCGGGCAGGGTCTGGCGATCGAGCGCGAAACGCGCCTGCTCGGCGGCAACGGCTATCTGACCGCCTCGCCGACACCGGACGACCGGATCGTCGCCTATGCCAATTACGGCAAGTTCGATGACGACAAGAGTGTCCTCGACTATCCGACCACGAGCCTCGATAACCTCCTTGACGACAAGGCCGATCGCCTTTTGTCCGGCGTCGCCTGGAGCCACACCTTCGGCTATCGCAACGTCGCCAATGCCGCCCTTTTCTTTTCCGATCTGGATATCTTGGAAAACGAGAAGGTCAGCGCCTCGCGCGTCGGGCTTCCGGACCTCGCGACGAGCCGCAGCGAGGAAAAGCAGAGAACCTATATCGCCGCCATCAACCACCTCTACGAAGACGGCGACTTCACCTGGCGCTACGGGATCGAAGGCGGCGTTGTTCGCTCCAACAGTTCGTTCGACATCTTCGATCCGTTTGCGATGAGGGTCGGCAGCAACAACACACCCTTCATCGGATCCGGCTCGACGTCAGCGACGCAGACCGTCGGCAAGGCCTATATCGATACAATCTACGAAATCACGCCGGACCTGAAGGCAGAAGGCGCGCTGTTTACCCGCTATATCGAGGATGCCAACGACGGCAACATCAGGCTCGAACCGAAGCTCGGCATCGCCTGGGCGCCCGCGGAGGGCCATTGGTTGAGGGCCGCCGCCATGCGCGATGGCTTGAACTTTGATGTCGCCACTCTCGCTCCGATCGGAATCGTCGCCCTGCAGCCCAACCAGCTTCGCTTCGGTGCAGAAGGTTACGCCGACACTCTGGCATTCCGCTGGGACGCGGAGTGGAACAACTGGCTTTTCACCGCGCTCGACTACCAGCACCAGGAGGTGCGCGAGCTGTCGCTTAATGTCCCGCTGTCCCCCATCAATCTGGACTATGCCAAAGTGGGGTTGGATCGGGTCGCGGCGACCGCGAACTTTGCGATCGGCCACGGTTTCGGCCTTTCCCTGACGGCCGCCCATACGGAGGCCGACGTCAAGGAGCACACCGTCAACCAGTTGGACGAACTTCTCTTCGTACCCGAAAACACCGGCCAGGTCGCGCTGACCTGGGTGAACACCGCCAATGTCAAGGCGACGATCGCCGCAAACTATATCGGCTCGCGGCCGGCCGGTGGGGTAACGCTTGACGATTTCTGGACGCTCGACGCATCGCTGCAATGGGAGCCCTTCGACAAGCAGATCGAAGTCGACCTGGCGGCGTTCAACCTGCTTGACGAGGACTTCGAGCTCAGAAGCGGCATTCCCGGCTGGGGACCGACGTTCAAGGGCACGGTCAAGGTGCGGTTCTGA
- a CDS encoding GntR family transcriptional regulator: protein MNEITSLERRPDGGPGPIRRTALHDTLVSHLRDMIIEGDLSPGTRLHEGQLGEQLGVSRTPLREAIKYLASEGLVELVPSRGAVVKRFSAKDVHDMLTVLQTLEELAGKLACEAASDAGIAEVRALHDEMVQRYNAGDRLQYYKLNQQIHSAIVQLAANAALADMHGILQTRLKRIRFIGHEGPEKWAAAVAEHEEMIVALEARDKAKLSEVLGRHLMNAWERVKASV, encoded by the coding sequence ATGAACGAAATCACATCACTGGAGAGACGGCCGGATGGCGGCCCCGGCCCGATCAGGCGCACGGCACTGCACGACACGCTGGTCAGCCACCTGCGCGACATGATCATCGAGGGCGACCTGTCGCCGGGCACCCGCCTGCACGAAGGCCAACTCGGCGAGCAGCTCGGCGTGTCCCGCACGCCGCTGCGCGAGGCCATCAAGTATCTGGCGAGCGAGGGACTGGTGGAGCTCGTTCCGAGCCGCGGCGCCGTCGTCAAGCGCTTCAGCGCCAAGGACGTGCACGACATGCTGACGGTCCTGCAGACGCTGGAGGAGCTTGCCGGCAAGCTCGCCTGCGAGGCGGCAAGCGATGCCGGCATCGCCGAAGTGCGCGCACTTCACGACGAGATGGTCCAGCGCTACAACGCTGGCGACCGGCTGCAGTATTACAAGCTCAACCAGCAGATCCATTCCGCCATCGTCCAGCTGGCGGCAAACGCCGCCTTGGCCGATATGCATGGCATTCTGCAGACACGGCTGAAGCGCATCCGCTTCATCGGCCACGAGGGGCCCGAGAAATGGGCGGCAGCCGTTGCCGAACATGAAGAAATGATCGTCGCGCTCGAAGCCCGCGACAAGGCAAAGCTCTCCGAGGTTCTCGGCCGTCACCTGATGAATGCCTGGGAGCGTGTAAAAGCTTCCGTTTGA
- a CDS encoding 4-hydroxythreonine-4-phosphate dehydrogenase PdxA, whose product MTTNGAAGNGARPVIALAMGDPAGISPELTAKLLALSDIREAAHIITIGDRRILDEGAKAAGVTLDLESSTLEDLEKAGTSRHVFVDLAHLDPADVVRGEATLAGGTFATCNFRTALELAHAGKADAVCFTPFNKKAMRFAYPGYDDEIRFVADVLGFTGKVREFNVLEKVWNARVTSHIPLKEVADNLSVDGIIAELELTQACLKEAGYEEAKIAVAGLNPHAGDGGSFGMEEIDIIEPAVEKAKSLGFNVEGPFPADTVFGRALKEGYNAVLTMYHDQGQIAMKLMGFDKGVTMMGGLPFALCTPAHGTAYDIAGKGIADVGASREALLLAVRMAKKKAALKAAA is encoded by the coding sequence ATGACGACCAACGGTGCTGCCGGTAACGGCGCGCGTCCTGTCATCGCGCTCGCCATGGGCGATCCCGCGGGTATCAGCCCGGAGCTCACGGCAAAGCTGCTGGCGCTTTCCGATATCCGTGAAGCCGCACACATCATCACCATTGGCGATCGCAGGATCCTGGATGAGGGTGCCAAGGCTGCCGGCGTGACACTCGACCTCGAGTCGTCGACGCTTGAGGATTTGGAAAAAGCCGGCACGTCGCGTCACGTTTTCGTCGATCTCGCGCATCTTGATCCTGCCGACGTCGTGCGCGGCGAGGCGACGCTTGCGGGCGGCACCTTTGCGACCTGCAACTTCCGCACCGCGCTCGAACTGGCGCATGCGGGCAAGGCCGACGCCGTCTGCTTCACGCCCTTCAACAAGAAGGCCATGCGTTTCGCCTACCCGGGCTATGACGACGAAATCCGCTTCGTTGCGGACGTCCTCGGCTTCACCGGCAAGGTTCGCGAGTTCAACGTTCTCGAAAAGGTCTGGAACGCACGGGTCACCTCCCACATTCCGCTTAAGGAAGTCGCCGACAACCTGTCAGTTGACGGCATCATCGCCGAGCTGGAGTTGACCCAGGCTTGCCTCAAGGAGGCGGGCTACGAAGAGGCGAAGATCGCGGTTGCCGGTCTCAACCCGCACGCCGGCGACGGTGGTAGCTTCGGCATGGAAGAGATCGATATCATCGAGCCGGCCGTCGAGAAGGCGAAGTCGCTCGGTTTCAACGTCGAGGGGCCGTTCCCGGCCGATACCGTTTTCGGTCGCGCGCTGAAGGAAGGCTACAACGCCGTCCTCACCATGTATCACGACCAGGGCCAGATCGCCATGAAGCTGATGGGCTTCGACAAGGGCGTGACCATGATGGGCGGCCTGCCTTTCGCGCTCTGCACGCCGGCCCATGGCACCGCCTATGACATCGCCGGCAAGGGCATTGCCGACGTCGGCGCCAGTCGCGAAGCGCTGCTGCTTGCCGTGCGCATGGCGAAGAAAAAGGCGGCGCTCAAGGCTGCCGCCTGA